A DNA window from Engraulis encrasicolus isolate BLACKSEA-1 chromosome 3, IST_EnEncr_1.0, whole genome shotgun sequence contains the following coding sequences:
- the zgc:110329 gene encoding tetraspanin-15, which produces MPDYYTKWKDNIRYYYFVKFTLNVYSMLFSLVGLCVLCVGLYAEVERQRNRTLEGVFLAPAVVLILLGLVMFTVSLVGMVGSLRDNKTLLHMFLCVLCALLALQALGLIIALIFEKKTSSLFHKTIREGIKHYYDDLDFKNILDYVQRKFSCCGGDEYKDWAVNQYHFCNGTGPLACGVPYTCCVGHKAGEVVNTLCGYKTLKEQREVLDGIIHVRGCIHAVNLWMGDNIGATIGLCCALGLPQVFGILLSCAFWNLLVEMSESEDMVDFKILKRAGYKYGELDLAGAGWCMCLPRDGGYLPVPDSEPELEHEPDTWAAAPDVTFVDVDQVKIQEPVLHSMPETQGTSASLIGVDEVDTHA; this is translated from the exons ATGCCTGATTATTACACAAAATGGAAAGACAACATCCGCTACTATTACTTCGTCAAGTTTACACTTAACGTGTACTCTATGCTCTTTTCG CTGGTGGGGCTGTGCGTGCTGTGCGTGGGGCTGTACGCGGAGGTGGAGCGGCAGAGGAACCGCACCCTGGAGGGCGTGTTCCTGGCCCCGGCCGTGGTGCTGATCCTGCTGGGCCTGGTCATGTTCACCGTGTCCCTGGTGGGCATGGTGGGCTCGCTGCGGGACAACAAGACCCTCCTGCACATG ttcctctgtgtgctgtgtgctcttCTGGCCCTGCAGGCGTTGGGTCTCATCATTGCGCTCATCTTTGAGAAGAAG acaTCTTCCCTGTTTCACAAGACCATTCGTGAAGGGATAAAGCACTACTACGACGACCTGGACTTTAAGAACATCCTGGACTATGTGCAGCGAAAG TTCTCCTGCTGCGGGGGAGACGAGTACAAGGACTGGGCCGTCAACCAGTACCACTTCTGCAACGGGACGGGTCCCCTGGCATGTGGGGTCCCCTACACGTGCTGTGTTGGTCACAAG GCGGGAGAGGTTGTCAACACACTCTGTGGCTACAAGACTTTGAAAGAGCAG CGTGAGGTTCTGGACGGGATCATTCACGTTCGTGGCTGCATCCACGCCGTCAACCTGTGGATGGGGGACAACATTGGTGCCACCATTGGCCTCTGCTGTGCACTGGGCCTGCCACAG GTGTTTGGCATCCTCCTCAGCTGTGCCTTCTGGAACCTCCTGGTGGAGATGAGCGAGTCTGAGGACATGGTGGACTTCAAGATCCTGAAGCGAGCCGGCTACAAGTACGGCGAGCTGGACCTCGCTGGTGCCGGCTGGTGCATGTGCCTGCCCCGCGACGGAGGCTACCTGCCCGTGCCCGACTCTGAACCCGAGCTCGAGCACGAACCGGACACCTGGGCCGCGGCCCCTGACGTCACCTTTGTTGACGTGGACCAAGTCAAAATCCAGGAGCCGGTTTTACACTCCATGCCCGAGACGCAGGGGACGTCGGCATCACTGATTGGTGTCGATGAAGTAGACACTCATGCATGA